A part of Streptomyces sp. DSM 40750 genomic DNA contains:
- a CDS encoding M14 family metallopeptidase, whose product MRLRIRGRSATPGGTGRRSGRRTAALATLLALALAAPVAATSTDATATSAERPKASADDIRQYEVHMHSDSKSRTALQQAGVTVDDADDHSVFISGRADQVKKLKQQGYEVTPLGAVPDRSNGEDDVRLFDFPSADSRYHNYAEMTNEINSVVSANSSIVSQRVIGTSYQGRNIVAIKISDNVGTDEAEPEVLFTHHQHAREHLTVEMALYLINELTSDYGTDSRVTNMVNNREIWIVPDLNPDGGEYDVATGSYRSWRKNRQPNSGSSAVGTDLNRNWNYRWGCCGGSSGSTSSDTYRGTAAESAPEVKVVANFVRSRVVGGVQQIRTAIDFHTYSELVLWPFGYTTADTTTGMTADDRNAFATVGGKMAASNGYTPEQSSDLYITDGSIDDWLWGNQKIFGYTFEMYPGSAGGGGFYPPDEVIARETARNRDAVLQLLENSDCMYRSIGKEAQYCA is encoded by the coding sequence ATGCGACTCCGCATACGCGGCAGGTCGGCGACGCCCGGCGGCACGGGCAGGAGATCAGGCCGCCGCACCGCCGCCCTCGCCACCCTGCTGGCGCTGGCCCTCGCGGCACCGGTCGCCGCGACCTCCACGGACGCGACGGCGACCAGCGCCGAGCGGCCCAAGGCCTCGGCGGACGACATCCGCCAGTACGAGGTCCATATGCACTCGGACAGCAAGTCCCGCACGGCGCTCCAGCAGGCCGGCGTGACCGTGGACGACGCCGACGACCACTCGGTGTTCATCTCCGGCCGCGCGGACCAGGTCAAGAAGCTGAAGCAACAGGGCTACGAGGTCACGCCGCTCGGCGCGGTGCCGGACCGGTCGAACGGCGAGGACGACGTACGGCTCTTCGACTTCCCGTCCGCCGACTCCCGTTACCACAACTACGCGGAGATGACGAACGAGATCAACTCCGTGGTCTCGGCGAACAGTTCGATCGTCAGCCAGCGGGTCATCGGCACCTCGTACCAGGGCCGGAACATCGTCGCCATCAAGATCAGCGACAACGTCGGCACGGACGAGGCCGAGCCCGAGGTGCTGTTCACCCACCACCAGCACGCCCGTGAGCACCTCACCGTCGAGATGGCGCTCTACCTGATCAACGAGCTGACCTCCGACTACGGCACCGACTCCCGGGTCACCAACATGGTGAACAACCGTGAGATCTGGATCGTCCCGGACCTCAACCCGGACGGCGGCGAGTACGACGTCGCCACCGGCTCGTACCGCTCGTGGCGCAAGAACCGGCAGCCCAACAGCGGTTCGTCGGCCGTCGGCACCGACCTCAACCGCAACTGGAACTACCGCTGGGGCTGCTGCGGCGGCTCGTCCGGGTCCACGTCCTCGGACACCTACCGCGGTACGGCCGCCGAGTCGGCGCCCGAGGTGAAGGTCGTCGCCAACTTCGTGCGCAGCCGGGTCGTCGGCGGGGTCCAGCAGATCAGGACCGCCATCGACTTCCACACGTACAGCGAGCTGGTGCTGTGGCCGTTCGGGTACACGACCGCCGACACGACGACGGGGATGACGGCGGACGACCGCAACGCGTTCGCGACGGTCGGCGGGAAGATGGCCGCGAGCAACGGGTACACGCCCGAGCAGTCCAGTGACCTGTACATCACGGACGGGTCGATCGACGACTGGCTGTGGGGCAACCAGAAGATCTTCGGGTACACGTTCGAGATGTATCCGGGGTCGGCCGGGGGCGGCGGGTTCTACCCGCCCGACGAGGTCATCGCCCGGGAGACGGCGCGGAACCGGGACGCGGTGTTGCAGTTGCTGGAGAACTCGGACTGCATGTACCGGTCGATCGGCAAGGAAGCGCAGTACTGCGCCTAG